The Candidatus Methylomirabilota bacterium genome includes a window with the following:
- a CDS encoding response regulator transcription factor translates to MVRVLIIEDEPDIRDLLAFHLEREGYTVTKAGNGAEGLRLARAAPPDLILLDLMLPEMDGFEVCRRLRQDPATQGVPLVMLTARGDEVDRVLGLELGADDYVVKPFSPREVVARVRAVLRRSRPAAGTTPVTVGPLQIDAAAHTVSVDGVPVNLARREFDLLRALVEARGRVLSREFLLEHVWGYTAAGEIESRTVDVHVRRLRQKLGPAGPRIGTVTGVGYRLERDD, encoded by the coding sequence CTGGTGAGGGTGCTCATCATCGAGGACGAGCCGGATATCCGGGACCTGCTCGCCTTCCACCTCGAGCGCGAGGGCTACACGGTCACGAAGGCCGGCAACGGGGCGGAAGGCCTGCGGCTGGCGCGCGCGGCGCCGCCCGATCTGATCCTGCTGGATCTCATGCTCCCGGAGATGGACGGTTTCGAGGTGTGCCGGCGACTGCGCCAGGACCCGGCGACCCAGGGGGTGCCGCTGGTGATGCTCACCGCGCGTGGTGACGAGGTGGACCGCGTGCTGGGCCTCGAGCTGGGCGCCGACGACTACGTGGTCAAGCCGTTCTCGCCGCGCGAGGTGGTGGCCCGCGTCCGCGCGGTGCTGCGTCGCAGCCGCCCCGCCGCCGGCACCACGCCGGTGACCGTCGGTCCCCTGCAGATCGACGCGGCCGCGCACACCGTCTCCGTCGACGGCGTACCGGTCAATCTGGCTCGGCGCGAGTTCGACCTGCTCCGGGCGCTGGTCGAGGCCCGGGGGCGCGTGCTCTCGCGCGAGTTCCTGCTCGAGCACGTGTGGGGCTATACCGCGGCCGGCGAGATCGAGTCGCGCACGGTGGACGTCCACGTGCGCCGCCTGCGCCAGAAGCTCGGACCGGCCGGACCGCGGATCGGCACGGTCACCGGGGTCGGATACCGCCTGGAGCGTGACGACTGA
- a CDS encoding MBL fold metallo-hydrolase: MLVLVACAGAGTGPGSGEPVHHVKGGFRNLDPDFGRASGWTRWTFILRRSMQSLTSPRRFDAPRVANDGAALRRQPPSTTITWVGHATLLVQVDGLNVLTDPQWSDRAGPTSWLGPRRLGPPGLAFEALPRIDVVVISHDHYDHLDLPTVKRLAAAHDPLFIVPLGLKPWFADNGMTHVEELDWWQEREHGSVRFICVPAQHFSQRSFWDANRRLWASWAIVGRGKRLYFAGDTGYFAGFKEAGRRLGPFDVAALPIGAYVPAEIMKWVHVTPEESVQAFVDLGARTMVAMHWGTFDLADEPLDEPPVRMIAEIQRRNIEASRAWILKVGESRAW, translated from the coding sequence TTGCTGGTCCTCGTCGCCTGCGCGGGCGCGGGCACCGGGCCCGGCTCCGGTGAGCCGGTGCATCATGTGAAAGGCGGCTTCCGGAACCTGGATCCCGATTTCGGGCGGGCGTCCGGCTGGACCCGGTGGACCTTCATCCTGCGCCGGAGCATGCAGAGCCTGACATCCCCCCGTCGCTTCGACGCACCGCGAGTCGCCAACGACGGGGCCGCGCTGCGGAGGCAGCCGCCGTCCACCACGATCACCTGGGTGGGACACGCCACCCTGCTGGTGCAGGTGGACGGGCTCAACGTGCTCACCGACCCGCAGTGGAGCGATCGGGCCGGGCCCACGTCCTGGCTCGGGCCCCGGCGGCTCGGGCCGCCCGGCCTCGCCTTCGAGGCGCTGCCCCGCATCGACGTGGTCGTGATCTCGCACGATCACTACGATCATCTCGACCTGCCGACCGTGAAGCGGCTGGCCGCCGCCCACGACCCGCTCTTCATCGTCCCGCTCGGCCTGAAGCCGTGGTTCGCGGACAATGGGATGACCCACGTCGAGGAGCTCGACTGGTGGCAGGAGCGCGAGCACGGGAGCGTACGATTCATCTGTGTGCCGGCGCAGCACTTCTCGCAGCGCTCCTTCTGGGACGCCAACCGGCGCCTCTGGGCGTCGTGGGCCATCGTGGGTCGGGGAAAGCGGCTGTACTTTGCCGGCGACACCGGATACTTCGCGGGCTTCAAGGAGGCGGGGCGACGTCTCGGACCGTTCGACGTGGCCGCCCTGCCCATCGGCGCCTACGTGCCGGCCGAGATCATGAAGTGGGTGCACGTGACTCCGGAGGAGTCGGTGCAGGCCTTCGTGGACCTGGGCGCGCGGACGATGGTGGCGATGCACTGGGGCACGTTCGATCTCGCGGACGAGCCGCTCGACGAGCCGCCCGTCCGCATGATCGCGGAGATCCAGCGGCGCAACATCGAGGCCTCGCGCGCCTGGATCCTCAAGGTCGGAGAAAGCCGAGCCTGGTGA
- a CDS encoding helix-turn-helix domain-containing protein, with amino-acid sequence MSRATGPGRFDEMVTTALPSLVSEARHAGGRVYRSVMARMELPLLRHALELCGGNQLKAAKLLGINRNTLRKRLRLLGLLPPAGTNGTSAGSAAHTA; translated from the coding sequence ATGAGCAGGGCAACCGGGCCGGGGCGCTTCGACGAGATGGTCACGACCGCGCTGCCGTCACTGGTGAGCGAGGCGAGGCACGCCGGCGGGCGGGTCTACCGCAGCGTCATGGCACGGATGGAGCTGCCGCTGCTGCGCCACGCGCTCGAGCTGTGCGGCGGCAACCAGCTGAAGGCCGCGAAGCTCCTCGGGATCAACCGGAACACGCTCCGCAAGCGCCTGCGGCTGCTCGGGCTCCTTCCGCCCGCCGGGACGAACGGGACGAGCGCGGGAAGCGCGGCCCACACCGCGTAG